GACGGCAAGATATTTAACATATCCGGATATCGGTATGAGACAGTGAGAGAGGTGGGGGAAGCCCTAGCGAAGGAGTACGGGTTTAGAGGAGGGGTGGAGTTTGTTCCTCCTGCTAAAGCACCACCATCATTCCCCGAAGGGCTACACATCGTTTTTAATTTTAGCCAGTGGGTCAGCAGCGATAATATCCGCCAGCTTACAGGCTGGACAGATCATCGCCCACTGTTTTCAGAAAATTTGGGTGTCTATCGACGAGCTTTTGAAACAGCTCAGAGGCGAGGGAATGCTAACATCATGACTATTGAGAATAGAATAGGTAGTAACTTTGGAAAGGATGAGTTAGATTGATGTCAAATTTAAAACTCAAGACCCGTGGTTGAAGTTTAGCCCGAGTTGCGTGAGATTACATGTTGAATTTGGAATCAACATCTACTCGTATAGATACCCGTATATCTACTTTCTCTTTAGGGGGTTAAAGCCGCTAAATTTTGGCGGTagatttatttttatctcTCTTGTTATTGCACTATACTTGTCGACAAATCCCATGAGCGATAGCTCTGTCCAGCGTTAGCTCATAACGATGTTAACCTGGGTACATGGTTCTTCCATGAGAATTTTCTACCAACACAACTAATTGACCTTTAGCTAACGATACCGATAGTAGGTTGTCCAGACATATTAGTCGAAATCTCATTAATCTCAAACTTTGGAAACACGGTAGCCCATTTGTTCTTATGAATGGACATTAGACATATATGATGGCTATAGAAGGTGATGTACCTAGGTGGGCTTTGTTAAGTAGAGATAGGTTTGGCTTCGTTCTCCAATTCTCTCTTTGCGTCTGCCCATAACGTTTAGACTACGAAACATTAAATAAGCAGCCACTTCTTCCTAGCGTACCGtaagcttcaacttcaaagGTGTTTGACTTTGTAAAACATTATGATTGGAATGATGACGAGACTTTTATCACTAGGCATATATAGCGCAACGCAATAGTGAAGGCCAATGCGGGCGCCCTAATCTACAGGGGCTCCATCGCCGCGCGTACAGAATACTAGAATAGAAAACCGCGCTGTAGGCTGATTTAGCATACCATGGACATGTTGCATCGCACTTTCTTATATGAAGGCAACACTATTTACAACTATatatttgtttgtttcgtAGCCTGCATAAACTCTTCGACGTCAGATAATGCTTCATTCGGTATTTGAATGACTTCATCTTCCAGACACCTCTTGTAATAGAAGTTTTTGCGGCCCAAAGTACCCCCTCCTTGAGCAAAGATGCTGCAAGCTCGGAAAATCGACAATTTGCCAGAGCCGTCTGTCAAACCCAAGATTAAAGTCATTGTCCTTGGATGCAGCAAGTACGAATTAACCCTATTCTTACTACTCCTACAACTGCTGACACTCGTCATTGGTATAGAACCGGAACACTTGGATTATATCGAGCCTTCAAAATCCTTGGTTATAAGCCTTATCACGCTGCAGAATTCATGCTGAGCAAAGGCCACAGCCATAAAATCTTCTTTCAAGAAGCATTACTAGCGGAAAATAACAAATTTTCTGGCGTCAGGCCGTATGGACGAGCAGAATTCGACAAATGGTTTCAGGAGTATGATTCGATCATCGAGGTGCCCTGTTACATGCCTGTGCAAATCCAGAGCGCATATCTGAACGACCCGAATGTGAAATTTCTTCTAACAGAGCGAGATCCGGACAAATGGGTCAGATCATTTAACAAACAAGTGGGCGGCATGAATGACTATCTTGCATCTATCCCTATGACTATCCTGAGATATTTCGATGAAGGTCTATGGCACCACTGGCGATTCAACGGCTTAGTATACGATTTATTAAGCGGGACAACCAAACGAGGCCATCCTGACAATGAGAAGATACTACGTCAGAATTACGTCGACTACAACAACTTGGTCAAAGCATTAATACCAAAGGAAAGACTCCGAATTATCAAGTTAGAAGAGGGATTGGGATGGGATGAACTTTGTGACTTTCTTGAAGTCTCGAAGCCTGACGTACCATATCCGAATTTTGCTGACCACTTGGAGATCAGAGATGCCCTTGTTGGAGAGATGATAAGAAGGGCTTTGATCAAATTCACATTAACTGCATCAATTGTTGGCGTAGGGATGATATTTGCTTGGAAGAGGTGGAAGTGGTAAGGGGTTAATCGTCATCAATACacgcatcatcatcatggacaTGGTTTAATACCATCGTATAATAGTGTTCCCTTGTAAAAGAATACCGATGCTTGATCTTACAAGAACGCATTGAGTTGCCTCTGTTATCACTCACATAAATGATTCCACATTGTTACTATATAATTCTTCCCATCTACAGTTACAGTGCTTTTCCAATACTTAgattggcttctttgtctgaATGCGGGTACAACTAGTATTATCCATCTCAAACTTAAATGCTTGTGTATATGTAAGCTTACGTCAGATATGTCCATTCCTATCCTATAACATGTATCCCTTGATTTAATCGCCTTGTGTTCATTATATATCTAACACAGGGATGCAAGCTTTTTCACTTCGTACTATACCGATCGTTATTTCAGTTACTATACAGAGTCTGAAGGAATAATGGGACAAGAAGCATCTGTACCGGTAGATAAAGGAAGAAGCCTGGAGGTAATAGATGCTGGGTTCTCCAGAACCGGGACGCTATCCTATGCCTATGCTCTagagaagctgctcgacggACCGGTACATCATACAGCCAGCCAGCTTTTTAATCGAGAAGACTGTAAGTACAACTTGGGATTCCTATTATTTCTAGGCGAACTAGTTGACATCTCTCAGCGTACTGTAAAAAATGGAATCAGATATATCGATATAAGCGTGAGGGGAATCGCACACAGCTACTCAAAGCGCTTGAAGATGCCTTTTCAGGTTTTGCAGGTGCAACTGATGTCACAGCCATTGATTTCCTCCCAGAGCTCATGGAATTATATCCAGATGCAAAATTCGTGCTCGTCACACGCCCTCCAGCGGCGTGGTGGAAGAGCTTCGAGTCAGTGGCCAATAACGCAGGAAGTAGAGTTATGGGATACATCACCATGCCACTACCTGGCATTCGATGGTTTGTTGACACTGCACGAGGATTCTTTGAAGCGTAAGATACCCTCAAGTCTTCTAGCAAGAACAACATGGTTAATCTATTTACAGAGCTGAAGATAGAACTGGCCGCAAATGCAACCCACTCTGGATTGAACAGCATAATGAGTACGTGCGTAATTTAGTTCCAAAGGAGCGCCTGCTTGAAGTAGAGCTGGGGTCAGGATGGGAGCCACTCTGCAAATTCCTAGGTAAACCAATTCCGAAAGAACCATTTCCACATGTCAACGAGGCTGCAGCAAGAGATAAGTTTACACTGAATATCCTTCGGAAAGCAGCGATGGCTTGGACCGGAATATTTACGGTTATTGGGATAATTTCTTACTTCACTTGGCAATTGGAGATTCTTACTTTTAGCCGCTGAAAGTCATAGAGAGATAATGCAGGTCGGAGGAAGTATAGTTTCGGCAAATCAGAATCTAGTGGAACATTCCTACCTACAGGTTGTTAGTTGAGCCTCCAACAGCATGATCAATGGTTATTTGTAGTGTTTGATCAGACTCTATTAAATCTTGTGACATAGTAGAGGCTTATTTAAGACATCTATTAGCCCGAAATGGCATTCCGAAGAGGCCTGTTAGCCCTGGTATGCTTACAGATGTATTATACAAATCAAGTTATCCTCCCGTTGACAATATCCTTGCCATGAGTTAGGACCACTAAGAAGCCCatacaaaagagagaaaaatcGACCATACATTGTGTCATAGAATAACACAGTCAAAAAGGAGATCAGAGTACGAACTATGTCAAGCGTCATGCGGAGGCTGTGAGAGGTCGGCTACAACATTAGAGGGTCACAATAGTTGGGGACCGAAGATGATGTATGAAGTAGCTTGTTAGTATTCGCTCATTTTCACAAGAGCGACAGTGGTCAGATCTCTAGTATCATCCCGTTATACTGGAGCCATTTGTTTCTACTGTACCATCCATACGCCTACTCATTGATGGTGACCAGTTTGGATAAGTTCAGCTCTTTTACAGAATATCGCGGGGGATCTTTGAACTAGCTTACTCCACAGTATCGTGGCTGTAGCACCCTTTCAGAATGAGAAAACAATACAAATCATTAGGATCTATCTATGAGTCCTCATTAGCACATTACCACAACATCTGTATACACTGTGAGCGTGTTTATTGTATTTTCGTCTAATTAAATACTGATGACAGTGATAAAATACTGAATACACACTTATGCGACAATCTCACAAATCTCGACCACAAGGTGTCATACAATAGCGGAATTTAGCAAACATTCACCTCCAACCACCCCGACTCtgctacggagtactgtCCAGGCCACTTCACCACTAAAAGAGCTGATTAGCCCTGCAACTGCCAAATAAAGTTAGGTCACATGTTCAccttgcttggctgctgataTTTATAGCGCtattttcttcctcttcaattTATCCATTCAACGCCCCTCTTCTGTCAATCCTCTTACAAAAAGGCAGTCTCAAAATGGCACGAGCTACGCACATATACAATGCCGAATATCCAATTCCATCCAATATCTCAGCCAATGACGTTATAGAtgtccttcatcttcataaAAATCTTCTTACCGTTCAGCCGCAACTGGCTTCTTACAGCGAGATCAGTTCAACTGAAGCTTCCGATTTTGATACCTATTTTGACAATCTTGACTATCCAGTTAAGGTATACAAGGCAATAGAAAAGATCATGATAATCCCAGGAATTGGGGACTGGGGCAAATACCCCACGACTATTATTGTTACCTTCCAGAATACAATAGATGGTCTCAAATCCCGTGCAGTTGCGTCTGCGGGAGTAGTTGTAACGGCAACATATACGGTAAACAAGGCGAACAAACAAGGTTCTACTTGTGATACGAAAGATGGAGATAGCTTAGGTGACGGCAGTTGGATTTTAACCCAGAATGTGGATCTGGAATGTTCCAGTTGGCTTATGCCATTTGTGAAGCAGAATATGGAAGGTGCACAGAGGAACATGTGTCAAAACTTGGTAAAATTAGCGTCATTGCAAGACACGATTGTCAGTTGATCATCAAGAGTAGACCAGCATATACTCTGTTaaccttcatcttccattAATCTACCAGGTTTCACTTGGATCTGTGGGGAAGACTTCGAGCCAAATTATTTTACAATCGCAACATGCATGTAGAAGACAGCCAAGCGTTAACGCCTTCAAATTTCCTTCAAACATGACTCTTACACAATTGTGTGAAGGATAAGCCAGCCGGAACGCAAGGCTGAAATACTCATTAACTCGCCCTTCTATTACTGCTATCACATGACTACCATCAATAGTGTTCGGATGGTCTAGATTCCTCTTGATAGGACTGAAGCCTGTTCTCCAAAGTTCAGCAGATAAGATGGAGTCACTATAGGTGGCCAGGATTCTTGCAATCTTTCCAAAACATCCAAGTATGTTGCTTGTCTCCATCAGCAATTTCGTCTCTCAATAGGGATTTTCTGCCTGAAGAAGACTAAGATGCTTACCTGCAACAGCCCATCGCTTGCCATTTCCTCTCAGAAGATTTGAGAGAGCATCAAGTCGCGCTTTATGAATTAAGTCACCCTTTTGTTTCCACAGCCTATACTGCACGATTCCAGCTTGATAGAGACAATATGGGAGGAAAGGTGAGAGCGTCTCGAGATAAAATGTTTCTTTATCTGCGTAGCCAGCTTCTGCAAACATGACAGCTCTCTCTGACAATTCTTGCATAGACTCGAGTATTCTGACTTTTTCTGGCCCATGCTCATCGCAGCGGTTAAGTAGAAATTCGTAAAGTGTGAAAAGTGCGCTACATCTGTTAGAGAACAGTTGCCAGTGGGAACATATAAGAGGACGTGATGATATAACGCACCTGTCACAGATCCCAAGGGCTCCACAATATCTTCCAAAGGTCAGATCCTCATcaatcagcaacagcagaaTAGTCTGTAATGTGCGTTCAAGCTGTATCGCTTCCTCCGCATTGAAGCTGGGATCAGATGTGGGATTGGTGGTGTGTCGGATCACCCGGCCGGCCAGGTGAGAGACCTGACACTCTCGAGCCATCTGCCCCACGGACTGTGTTGGAGGTGTGGCAAGCGTGGGTGCACCGAGGATCGAGGCTGTCAAGTCTACTGGATCACCATCCTGCGACCATAGCAAATCTTCAACTGGAAGCGGATCCAATTCCTCAGGATCCTCCGTCGAAAATAAAAAGTCGCCACTACACAGCCCAACAAATCTGTCCATGTTCATTATCGCCCACCAtgttctcttttcctcctctgcgATGAGCCCGTCGATTCCGTGATTTGAGTTGCGGCGCATCTGTTTATGGAGACCCAGAGCTCGAGCTGTTTTTGCACACGCAGCAACTGAGATACAGGCCGCTGTATGAAGGCCATGACCTATTTCATAACAGGTTACAAGTGTTCTGGCTTGGACGATATCGAGTGATATTTGTTCTGTAGCTTCGAGCATACCAAGCAAGCTCTTAATAATAACATATGGGGTCGACTGCATGCTCATTGGTTGGTGCAAAGGAATTTGCTCAATTAGATACATGCATAGGCATAGCGTTAAGAAGTCAGCCTTTGGTTCGGCATTTATGGTTTGAAGGCTCCTGTAGAACCTAGATTTGGATAGTATGGACATCCTTTGGTGCGTGCCAACGAAGTATTGTGCCGCTATTTCGTTCATCTTATCCAATGATCCCAATATTTGAAGTGCTTCGGCTATCACTGTGAGATCTATCATGGGCTGCCGTAGCGGCACCTGGTTTATTGGACCAAGAGTTGAGATAGAGCGAGCAAAACGTGATCCTGGGAGCTCAAATGCATGCATGTCTTCGGCTATCGGAACAGATCTGCTAGCAGGGTCTTGTTGTCCTGATAGACTAGTGGGAAAATTGACCTGAACCGCATCTTCTGTGTAGATACAGGTTCTATGGAGGCTAAACGGCAATTTATTACATCGTGTGTTCATGAATCTCAATTGAGAGATGCCTACCGTATACAGTTGGAACACGAAGGTCGTGCTTTGTCGCATTTCCGCTTTCCATTTTTGCAGTAGGCGCAGGCATTCATTCTGAATAGCAGCTTCAGTCCAAGTATTTCCTCGTCCTGGATTCAGGAGAGATAATCTCGTGTAAATTGACGTTGAAGCTTCGAGTTGGGGCGGTAGTCGCGGAAGCAGCATTGAGGCAGTACCGAAGACGGTCGCTGCTTCCAGAAGTGCTTAGCAATTCGCTTTGGCGACTCATTTTAGCTTATGTAACTGCTAAATGCCAATCAACAGCCCTTTTTTGCACGCCACCAAGGTCTGTTCGCTTAAATGACGATGATAATGTCGGCCAGATGCAACTTTAAAATAAGCACTCAATTCCGCCTTTCGGGATAATCTCAATGACAGTCGCGTAAAAATTGCAAATAAACAAATATTATCTATAAAAAGGGTCTCATAAGCAAGCAGAACAACCTTTGAAGTGAAGGATCCCCCCCCAAAAATGCTTTACTGCACGCCCTCCCCAGTGACTTTTGGATACATGCGACCCACAATGTCCAGGACGGATTCCTGTTGAGCTTTAGTGGTCAGGCAGTGAGGTCCAGATCTATTTTCCCAATCCAAGAATGCGTTCTTCCCTAGGGCCACATACTTGTCCTCGTCTCCTGATGCTAAATGTTGGTCTCCCAAGCGCTTCCCCTTTGCCGTTTCGATGCGAGTGACTTGGAACTTAGTCCCGCTGACTCTTTTTAAAGCTTGGAGTATCTCATTCTGAGTCGTCGTCACTGTTGCAATACGTATATACTgattctttgcttcttctcgtgACATGGGATCCGTAAAGATCTGTATTATGGCCTGTGCAATGGTCTTGAATGTGGACATACTTGATCTGTTGTTGCCGTTATCCCATATGGCTGCTGTCTTCTGGCGTAGATCGAACCCCAGGAGATCGAAAGTGAAGCCGAAATCGAAAAAGAACCCAGTATGCAAACTCGTCCAGCTCAATCcatccttttctcttgaGCGCAAGCAGTCTACTATCTTCACTTTCTTCCGCAATAGGGGAAGAACTTCAACAACACGAGGATTAGTTGTATCGTGTCCAAACTCGGATGGGATAAACCATTGaactccagcagcaacagcagcatctgccaTGGCTATTTCGGCCTTAACATCGGCAACAGAAACGAGGCATAGAACAGCATCCCGGCCTTGAAAAGCAGATTTCAGAGGTTCGAAGGACTAGTCTGTTCGTCAGACATCGGGCGAGCAACCGCAGTAATAATTTTTAGTCCAGAATCAAGTAGCAAAGGTAAGATGCCCTTGCCCAGATTTCCGCTTGTACCGATCACAGCAATGTTCTTGAAAGACATGATGGTCTAAATAATAGTATTACAATGGTGCATAGAGAATGTTGACTGTTGATGCTTTTGAAGGACGTATGATGGCCAGGATAGATGCTGCCTTTATATTTGTCAAAAACGTTTGAATAAGACAATCATTATGTGGTAAGCTACTTGCGACGTATTTCTATGAAAGCTATCAATATACCGCTTGCCAAGGCGGCGCATTCAACCAACTTCAGGTCAGTAACAAAGAGCTAACAACTAGCTGCGGACAAGGATGCCCTGGTCCGCAAAAATTAGGCTTACCTCAAAATGCCAACAGTGGCAAGCCGACATCAGTTCGTTTAGCCAGCTTAAAGATCCACGGTAGGAAGCTTCCACCGCCGAAGATTATCTCTGTACAACATATTTCACGCCAACTGAAGCACGCGCGAGCCTGGAATGAGCTGATTACCGAATCATTTCAACCGGCTAGCAAGTAGAAAATTTCGCTGGGAGACCTACCTAGCATTTTAATGCTTCAGAATAATAGCATCGCCGTGCTTCACATCAGGTTTCATGTCTTCATATATCTGCGCATCTCAActgccttcttcaacaactcTTCGGTCTTGTACGAgattagaaaaaaaagtgttTCGATTCCAGTCATCATAGTTGCCTTTTTTGGAGTTCTAGTGAAGGCaatgggagatggagattttgTTTGCCCTAGCAGTTGCAATGAGCCACTTGACGTTCTCAACCGTCTTAGTTGTCTAGGTAATCTTTTTCAAGAAATCATGAAGTTTCCCGTCTGGATGTATGAAGTCATTGTACGGGTCGGTGAGGGGAAGGGTGGTATCAGCATGAAAAGCCATTGCTGAAAGATGATTTGGAAGAGATTTACAAGAATATtcaatggatggatataatttatttttttttggctAGGATAAAGATTCAAAagttggcagagatggagaaaggAGATTTCTTTTATTAACCACTCGTAGCATGGAACTTGGAAACCATAGCTAGTATCACATAGAAAGTTCTTCAACAGACCACGTATGACAGACTATCCGGTTCACCTCatttgatcttttttttctttaattaagTGCTGAAAAGCAGTTCAAATTACGCAAATACACTGCGTCGATGGCGGAATTAGCCCGTCAAGTCACAGGGGAGGTAATCAATCAACCAACTGTAGTGACAAGGCAGATGGGAATTGGCGGCATAATTAAACGATGTTGAACTTGAAAATAGTAATGTACCAGCACTATTCCTTTTTTGTTCATTCGATATGGAAGTATATTACTATTAGAAGCCCAGTTGGGAATGCAGGTTATCTTGACACTTCCACAATAACAACCCTGGGGTGTACGCTGTACGTTCATCTAGTAGGCTAAAATTAAGATAGCTAGGTAATTGCCATTATCCCTTGACGAAGATAATTATACATTATCCATATCAATATTAGTCAGAATTATCCTTCTCTATAGAGATACTATGAGGAACGGTATTTTCTGTTCAGGTTATCTTCCTGTTAGCAGTCGCTGGTAGTCTAGTGTCCCTGACATGTGCTGAAAGGGCATAGCACAGGTTACATATATTAGCGTGCGGACCAGGATATCTACCCTGGTCCGCTGGGCGCAACTAAGGTGCATTTGCGGACAAGCTCGGCAGTTCTGCACTTGGTGGCTGGTTCACCATGGGCGTGAGCTGATATTATGGTTAACTAAGTTGTTTTATGGTGTTTGGTTTGGCAACAATGTTACCATAAACAATTTGATTGTGCACACTACATTACGCATTGACACTTGGGACTGTCAACTGATGTGGAATTCGTAGACGCACATGTCACCCTGTGACGCAATGCCTTCGCGTGAAGCAACGAGTGACCTATGATTTCGGGCGGCAACTGCTTTCTAAGCTGCGCACTTACACAAAACCTATGGATAATTCCTGATTGTAGCTGCACCTTCAAATCAGACAAATGCTAGAAGGCTCTCTATTGCATTGCCATTAATCATCGGACAAATCTGAGTACTTAAACGTGATACCTCGCCGAATTTTAAAGCAACCGATCAATCACTAAGAATTGAGCCACACGCCAACAATCCCGATTACTCATTTTCACTCTAGAGACATAGGCGAAAGAAAAATGACTTCTCCAACGGCCCTTATAATTGGTGGTACTGGAGCTCAAGGAGTACCGATTGTCGAAGGTATCCCAACTCTTGGCGACAGTTATGAGATCATTTACTGATACTTATCCAGAGTTGGCAAATCATGGCTTTCAAGTTCGAGTTCTCACAAGAGATGTTACCTCGAGTAACGCAAAAAAGCTCTCAGAGCTTCCAAATGTGACCTTCTCTCTGGGTGCCGTGGACTCTGTCCCTGACCTGAAAAGAGCATTCCGCGGAATTGACTATGCGTTTGTCAATCTCAATAGTTGGTCCCTGGGTATTAAGGATGAAATATTTTGGGGTATTCGAATCTTCGAAATTGCAGTACAGAGTGGTGTAAAGCACTATATATGGTCATCACTTGacaatttctttttggaaACAAAGTACGACGACTCTTTTCGATCTGTTCATTATTATGGCAAAGGCCATGTTGAACAGTGGATATCTGCGCTGCCCCAATCGCCTATGAGATGGACAATTCTTGCCACAAGCCCGTATCTTGAGCAACTGTGGGGTTTAATGAGGCCAACGAAGGGCGAGGATGGTGTTTACGATTTTCGCTTCCCTGTTAACGATGGTGGCTTCCCATTGACTTGTTTGGATGATATGGGATACTACGTTCGTTG
This genomic stretch from Trichoderma breve strain T069 chromosome 1, whole genome shotgun sequence harbors:
- a CDS encoding fungal specific transcription factor domain-containing protein — translated: MNACAYCKNGKRKCDKARPSCSNCIRLHRTCIYTEDAVQVNFPTSLSGQQDPASRSVPIAEDMHAFELPGSRFARSISTLGPINQVPLRQPMIDLTVIAEALQILGSLDKMNEIAAQYFVGTHQRMSILSKSRFYRSLQTINAEPKADFLTLCLCMYLIEQIPLHQPMSMQSTPYVIIKSLLGMLEATEQISLDIVQARTLVTCYEIGHGLHTAACISVAACAKTARALGLHKQMRRNSNHGIDGLIAEEEKRTWWAIMNMDRFVGLCSGDFLFSTEDPEELDPLPVEDLLWSQDGDPVDLTASILGAPTLATPPTQSVGQMARECQVSHLAGRVIRHTTNPTSDPSFNAEEAIQLERTLQTILLLLIDEDLTFGRYCGALGICDRCSALFTLYEFLLNRCDEHGPEKVRILESMQELSERAVMFAEAGYADKETFYLETLSPFLPYCLYQAGIVQYRLWKQKGDLIHKARLDALSNLLRGNGKRWAVAGKHLSLLQAENPY
- a CDS encoding nmrA-like family domain-containing protein, which codes for MADAAVAAGVQWFIPSEFGHDTTNPRVVEVLPLLRKKVKIVDCLRSREKDGLSWTSLHTGFFFDFGFTFDLLGFDLRQKTAAIWDNGNNRSSMSTFKTIAQAIIQIFTDPMSREEAKNQYIRIATVTTTQNEILQALKRVSGTKFQVTRIETAKGKRLGDQHLASGDEDKYVALGKNAFLDWENRSGPHCLTTKAQQESVLDIVGRMYPKVTGEGVQ
- a CDS encoding nmrA-like family domain-containing protein; its protein translation is MTSPTALIIGGTGAQGVPIVEELANHGFQVRVLTRDVTSSNAKKLSELPNVTFSLGAVDSVPDLKRAFRGIDYAFVNLNSWSLGIKDEIFWGIRIFEIAVQSGVKHYIWSSLDNFFLETKYDDSFRSVHYYGKGHVEQWISALPQSPMRWTILATSPYLEQLWGLMRPTKGEDGVYDFRFPVNDGGFPLTCLDDMGYYVPKALTEATGLPAKGTNIELDQWFEEVGWGPSREHKMGSTTAGPNDPTLHTVYESFSGWWKMYQHSINNTGLIKRDYALLDEIHPHRTRSVREWMQKVHYDADKLDIITVTAPMAL